Proteins from a genomic interval of Methanococcoides sp. AM1:
- a CDS encoding translation initiation factor IF-2 subunit beta, whose amino-acid sequence MDDYEALLERAIENLPDVETTDVRFVIPEPRIFVEGKTTVLENFGNIADVLNRDPDHLMKYLTREMGTAGKLDGSRAIFQGKFPRENIKSNIDAYVEEYVICSECNRPDTQLVKSDRIMILKCSACGAHRPVKKRRTTIATPRDAVEEGEEYEVRIDAVGSKGDGIAKLAKFTIFVPGAAKGDVVKIKIKRISGNLAFAERAS is encoded by the coding sequence ATGGATGATTACGAAGCGCTATTGGAAAGGGCAATTGAAAACCTGCCAGATGTGGAAACTACGGATGTTCGTTTCGTAATTCCCGAACCCAGGATATTTGTGGAAGGTAAGACCACCGTCCTTGAGAACTTTGGGAACATTGCGGACGTACTGAACAGGGATCCGGACCACCTTATGAAATACCTCACAAGGGAAATGGGAACTGCCGGAAAGCTTGATGGAAGCCGTGCAATATTCCAGGGAAAGTTCCCAAGAGAGAATATCAAATCAAATATCGACGCCTACGTTGAAGAGTATGTCATATGCTCCGAATGTAATCGCCCGGATACCCAGCTTGTCAAATCCGACAGGATAATGATATTAAAGTGCTCAGCTTGTGGTGCACACCGTCCTGTTAAAAAGAGGAGGACCACAATTGCAACACCCCGCGATGCAGTCGAAGAGGGCGAGGAGTACGAGGTCAGGATCGATGCCGTTGGTTCAAAAGGAGACGGAATCGCTAAACTTGCCAAATTCACCATATTTGTCCCAGGCGCTGCAAAAGGCGATGTCGTAAAGATCAAGATCAAGAGGATCAGCGGGAACCTTGCATTTGCAGAACGCGCTTCTTAA